A stretch of Chitinophaga caeni DNA encodes these proteins:
- a CDS encoding RrF2 family transcriptional regulator, giving the protein MLSKKTQYAFHALIHLAENSDKGPILISEIAKEKNISIKFLENILLELKNAGILGSKKGKGGGYYLMRTPKEIPLARIIRLLDGPIALLPCVSLNYYERCENCRDETICGLHEVMSRVRDASLKILENKTLKDLVHKSPA; this is encoded by the coding sequence ATGTTATCAAAGAAAACACAGTACGCGTTTCACGCATTGATTCATTTGGCCGAAAACTCAGATAAAGGCCCGATCCTGATATCGGAAATTGCGAAGGAAAAAAATATCTCCATCAAGTTCTTGGAGAATATCCTGCTGGAATTAAAAAATGCAGGTATTCTCGGCAGTAAGAAAGGAAAAGGTGGCGGTTATTACCTGATGCGTACCCCGAAGGAGATTCCTTTAGCTAGAATTATACGCTTACTCGATGGCCCCATCGCATTACTCCCCTGCGTGAGTTTAAACTATTATGAACGTTGTGAAAATTGCCGCGATGAAACCATTTGCGGCTTACACGAAGTCATGAGCCGTGTAAGGGATGCCTCGCTTAAAATATTAGAAAACAAGACCTTGAAGGATTTAGTACATAAATCCCCGGCTTAA
- the dapB gene encoding 4-hydroxy-tetrahydrodipicolinate reductase, with protein sequence MKIALIGYGKMGKAIEKIALEKGHEIIYKIDFDSQHLLEKEALSKADVAIEFTTPATAYGNIMKCFAAGVPVVVGTTGWLEKLPEVEEQCKAGNHSFLCTSNFSIGVNIFFELNKRLAELMAPHPEYNVRMHEIHHTQKKDAPSGTAISLAKQIIEINPRKDSWVDGFASEVKELGITSERIDPTPGTHSVTYTSKIDDIEIKHTAHSREGFAAGAIAAAEFIHDKKGVFTMKDVLRF encoded by the coding sequence ATGAAAATTGCATTGATCGGCTACGGGAAAATGGGCAAAGCGATTGAAAAAATCGCCTTGGAAAAAGGACACGAAATCATATATAAAATTGATTTCGACAGTCAACATTTATTAGAAAAAGAAGCACTATCGAAGGCTGATGTGGCAATTGAATTTACGACGCCCGCTACGGCATACGGCAACATCATGAAATGTTTTGCAGCCGGAGTTCCCGTTGTTGTCGGAACAACCGGTTGGTTAGAAAAACTTCCGGAAGTAGAAGAACAATGCAAGGCAGGTAATCATAGCTTCTTATGCACGAGCAATTTCAGTATCGGGGTAAATATATTCTTCGAGTTGAATAAAAGGTTGGCGGAATTGATGGCCCCCCACCCCGAATACAACGTGCGTATGCATGAAATCCATCATACACAAAAAAAGGACGCCCCCAGCGGAACAGCGATATCCTTGGCCAAGCAAATAATCGAAATCAACCCACGAAAAGATTCCTGGGTCGATGGTTTTGCCAGCGAGGTGAAAGAATTGGGCATCACTTCCGAAAGGATTGATCCAACACCGGGAACGCACAGCGTAACTTACACATCCAAAATCGATGATATCGAGATAAAACATACCGCCCATTCCCGCGAGGGATTTGCCGCGGGAGCAATAGCAGCAGCCGAGTTCATCCATGATAAGAAGGGTGTTTTCACGATGAAGGATGTATTGCGGTTCTAA
- a CDS encoding DUF5683 domain-containing protein codes for MQKKFIQRGFSLLMILLITGQAQAQRMDSARKAKIMQDSIDLANTAKLRDTLSQPVVDTSLIINSIQPDSSVKAKVKLNPKGEHDPGKAAFYSAVLPGMGQAYNREYWKIPIVYAALGISAGFFISNLDNYKLYRDAYRMRIANQGNPNYTDDFKYTNSDLVYLRDAYRQYVDYSVLVFALAYGLNIVDATVFAHLKQFDISDDLSMYITPKIINNQAIGIGINLQIGNKRGRKYNRGGFASLRF; via the coding sequence ATGCAAAAAAAATTCATCCAACGGGGGTTTTCCCTGTTGATGATACTTTTAATTACAGGGCAGGCACAGGCACAGAGAATGGATTCGGCACGCAAGGCCAAGATAATGCAAGATTCTATCGATTTGGCCAATACGGCAAAGTTGAGGGATACTTTATCGCAACCGGTAGTTGACACGTCTTTAATTATCAATTCGATCCAACCGGACTCTTCCGTAAAGGCTAAAGTTAAACTGAACCCGAAAGGCGAACATGATCCCGGGAAAGCAGCATTTTACAGCGCGGTTCTACCGGGCATGGGCCAGGCTTATAACCGGGAATACTGGAAAATACCGATCGTGTATGCCGCCCTGGGTATCAGCGCGGGTTTCTTTATATCGAACCTCGATAATTACAAGCTTTATAGGGACGCGTACCGGATGCGGATCGCCAACCAAGGCAACCCGAATTATACAGATGATTTCAAATATACGAATTCGGATCTCGTTTACCTCCGGGACGCCTACCGGCAATATGTCGATTACTCGGTACTAGTTTTTGCTTTGGCATACGGTCTGAATATCGTGGATGCAACCGTTTTTGCCCACCTCAAACAATTTGATATTTCGGATGACCTCAGCATGTATATCACCCCGAAGATTATCAATAACCAGGCAATCGGCATCGGCATCAACCTCCAGATTGGCAATAAACGCGGCCGCAAGTACAACCGGGGCGGATTTGCCAGTTTAAGATTCTAA
- a CDS encoding ParB/RepB/Spo0J family partition protein has protein sequence MTNPNKKAALGKGIRSLLQNIDTELKQTSSALDKQIVATATGIERIPLKDIDVNPKQPRRDFDEQALQELSHSIKLHDVIQPITVARVGKKFQLIAGERRLRASKMAGLKDIPAYIRQANDQELLELALLENLQRENLNAIEIALSYKRLMDECVFTQEQVADRMGKERSTVTNYMRLLKLPPDIQVAVRNGTISMGHARALISIENVDKQLFVYNEITKNGLSVRQTEELVRRMHQANKGNEKKTLPGLPPAYKRIEDKLASHFATKVKLDRSKNGKGNIQIEFYSDEELESILEKISLYGEK, from the coding sequence ATGACCAATCCGAATAAGAAAGCGGCGTTGGGTAAAGGTATCCGCTCGCTGTTACAAAACATCGATACCGAGTTGAAACAAACTTCAAGTGCATTGGACAAACAAATTGTTGCCACTGCAACCGGTATCGAGCGCATCCCGCTGAAGGATATCGATGTCAACCCGAAGCAACCCCGTAGGGATTTTGATGAACAGGCATTACAGGAATTGAGTCATTCTATTAAACTGCACGACGTGATCCAACCGATCACCGTTGCCAGGGTAGGAAAAAAGTTCCAACTGATTGCCGGTGAAAGAAGGCTCCGCGCCAGTAAGATGGCCGGCTTGAAAGATATCCCGGCATACATCCGCCAAGCCAACGACCAAGAATTATTGGAGCTGGCTTTGCTCGAAAATTTGCAGCGTGAAAACTTGAATGCTATCGAGATAGCCTTGAGTTATAAGAGGCTAATGGACGAATGTGTATTTACGCAAGAACAGGTGGCCGACCGGATGGGGAAAGAACGCAGCACCGTTACGAATTATATGCGCCTGTTAAAACTGCCCCCAGACATCCAGGTGGCCGTTAGGAACGGGACAATTTCAATGGGGCACGCAAGGGCTTTGATCAGCATCGAAAACGTTGACAAGCAACTTTTTGTTTATAACGAAATCACGAAAAACGGCTTGTCCGTTCGTCAAACCGAAGAGCTCGTGCGCAGGATGCACCAGGCCAATAAGGGTAATGAAAAAAAGACCCTCCCTGGCTTACCACCGGCATACAAGAGGATCGAAGATAAACTGGCTTCCCATTTTGCAACGAAAGTTAAACTAGATAGGAGCAAGAACGGGAAAGGAAACATCCAGATCGAATTCTATTCAGATGAAGAACTGGAGAGTATCCTGGAAAAAATATCTTTATACGGTGAAAAATAA
- a CDS encoding ParA family protein, translated as MARIIAIANQKGGVGKTTSAINLASSLAVLEYKTLLVDADPQANSTTGLGFDLRNVQQSLYDCMVNDVQAKDVVLESDTPNLKVLPSHIDLVGAELELINHPNRERVMKQVIDSVKDDYDFVILDCSPSLGLITVNALVAANSVIIPVQCEFFALEGLGKLLNTIKIVQSRLNTDLEIEGILMTMYDGRLRLSNQVVDEVKQHFEESVFNTIIHRNTKLGEAPSFGKSVIMYDASSTGAINYLNLAKEILQKHDFTKIQNKDKILVSKDDQSE; from the coding sequence ATGGCAAGAATTATAGCAATCGCCAATCAGAAAGGGGGCGTCGGTAAAACGACCAGCGCTATTAACCTGGCCAGCAGCCTAGCAGTACTGGAATACAAGACATTGCTCGTGGATGCTGACCCCCAGGCCAATAGCACCACGGGTTTGGGATTTGACCTTCGGAATGTTCAACAAAGCCTGTACGATTGTATGGTCAACGATGTGCAAGCTAAAGATGTAGTCCTGGAGTCCGATACACCGAACTTAAAGGTTTTACCTTCGCACATTGACTTAGTCGGTGCAGAGCTGGAACTGATCAACCATCCTAACCGCGAGCGCGTGATGAAGCAGGTGATCGATTCGGTGAAAGATGATTACGATTTCGTAATTCTTGACTGCTCCCCTTCCCTCGGTTTAATTACCGTGAATGCCCTGGTGGCTGCCAACTCGGTAATTATCCCGGTACAATGTGAATTCTTCGCCTTGGAAGGACTGGGTAAATTACTCAATACCATCAAGATCGTTCAAAGCAGGCTAAATACCGACTTGGAAATTGAAGGTATCCTGATGACCATGTACGATGGCAGGCTACGACTCAGCAACCAGGTGGTGGATGAAGTAAAACAGCATTTCGAAGAAAGCGTATTCAATACCATCATACACAGGAATACCAAGCTGGGCGAAGCGCCGAGCTTCGGTAAATCCGTTATCATGTACGATGCTTCCAGCACGGGAGCCATCAACTACCTTAACTTGGCCAAGGAAATATTGCAAAAGCACGATTTCACCAAGATCCAAAACAAAGATAAAATTCTAGTTTCCAAAGATGACCAATCCGAATAA
- a CDS encoding metal-dependent hydrolase, whose product MKLTYYGHSCFNVDIQGKKILFDPFITPNELAKKIDISSIEADYIFVSHGHEDHVADLVSLAKRTGAKVVSNYEIVMWTLKQGIEKAHPMNTGGQWNFSFGTVKCTAAQHSSGLPDGSYGGSPMGFIFKTTDGTFYFSGDTALTLDMQLVPKYAELGFAILPIGDNFTMGIDDAIEAAKMIQCNKIVGVHYDTFGYIKIDHAKAVQAFKEAGLELILPGIGETIDV is encoded by the coding sequence ATGAAGCTTACCTATTATGGCCATTCTTGTTTCAATGTAGATATCCAGGGAAAGAAAATTTTATTCGACCCATTTATTACTCCGAACGAGTTGGCAAAAAAAATTGATATTTCGAGCATTGAGGCTGATTATATTTTTGTTTCCCACGGTCATGAAGATCATGTAGCCGACCTGGTTAGTTTAGCGAAGCGCACCGGTGCGAAAGTCGTTTCGAACTACGAGATCGTGATGTGGACACTGAAACAGGGAATTGAGAAAGCCCACCCAATGAATACCGGCGGGCAATGGAATTTCAGCTTCGGTACGGTGAAATGTACCGCGGCACAGCACTCCAGCGGGTTACCTGATGGTTCTTACGGCGGGAGCCCGATGGGATTTATATTCAAAACCACGGACGGAACGTTTTATTTCAGTGGAGATACCGCGTTAACGCTGGATATGCAATTGGTTCCCAAATATGCCGAACTGGGTTTTGCCATCTTACCGATTGGTGATAACTTCACGATGGGGATTGATGATGCCATTGAAGCGGCCAAGATGATTCAATGTAATAAAATTGTCGGGGTACATTACGATACATTCGGCTATATCAAAATAGATCATGCAAAAGCGGTACAAGCATTTAAAGAAGCCGGCTTAGAGCTGATATTACCTGGAATCGGGGAAACAATAGACGTGTGA
- a CDS encoding metallophosphoesterase: MRQGLNYWLIVLVLLIIDLYVFMAVRAVVRNRSERNKRIVYFAYWGFAAIVYIVMLTFNFKSVHWEQHPEARSYVISLVMGQFFAKAIAILFMIVDDLRRFIIWSIDRFKRFRTPREQQQLREGISRSKFITSLGLLMGGGMFATLAYGFSNKYNYHIRRVKLHFSNLPQAFKGLKIVQVSDIHSGSFNNKQAVERGVAMINAQKADLILFTGDLVNDRAVEMEHYMDVFNKIQAPMGVYSTLGNHDYGDYYPWPDYDQFHHSRQKEANLQQVKDTHAELGWRLMMNENIIFERGEDKIALVGIENWSVNHRFPRKGDMPKAMAGTEGIPFKILMSHDPSHWDAQVRPEYPDVDLTLAGHTHGMQFGIEIPYFKWSPAQYLYKQWAGLYKENRQMLYVNRGFGFLGYPGRVGILPEITVIELA, from the coding sequence ATGCGCCAAGGACTTAATTACTGGTTGATCGTTTTAGTATTATTGATTATAGATCTGTACGTTTTCATGGCCGTGCGGGCCGTGGTTAGGAACAGGTCGGAACGTAACAAGAGAATTGTATATTTTGCTTACTGGGGATTTGCTGCGATCGTGTATATCGTGATGCTGACATTTAATTTTAAATCGGTGCATTGGGAGCAACATCCTGAAGCCCGCAGCTACGTGATCAGCTTGGTGATGGGGCAATTTTTTGCGAAGGCAATCGCGATCTTATTTATGATCGTTGATGACCTTAGGAGGTTTATTATTTGGTCCATCGATCGTTTCAAACGTTTCCGAACACCGAGGGAGCAGCAGCAGCTAAGGGAAGGTATCAGCCGCTCGAAATTCATTACCAGCCTGGGCTTGTTAATGGGTGGCGGCATGTTTGCAACCTTGGCTTATGGTTTTTCAAACAAGTATAATTATCATATCCGCAGGGTGAAACTGCATTTCTCTAACTTGCCCCAAGCTTTTAAAGGACTTAAGATCGTCCAAGTATCAGATATCCATTCCGGCAGCTTTAATAATAAACAAGCCGTTGAGCGCGGTGTTGCCATGATCAATGCGCAGAAGGCAGATTTGATCCTCTTTACCGGTGATTTGGTAAATGATCGTGCCGTTGAAATGGAGCATTATATGGATGTTTTTAACAAGATCCAAGCGCCGATGGGCGTATATTCAACCCTTGGAAATCATGATTACGGTGATTATTACCCTTGGCCCGATTATGATCAATTCCACCACAGCCGCCAGAAGGAAGCCAACTTGCAGCAAGTTAAGGATACGCATGCCGAACTTGGCTGGCGATTGATGATGAATGAAAATATCATCTTTGAGCGGGGTGAAGATAAAATAGCCCTGGTAGGTATCGAAAATTGGAGTGTCAATCACCGATTCCCGCGGAAAGGTGATATGCCGAAGGCCATGGCAGGTACGGAAGGTATTCCATTTAAAATATTAATGTCGCATGATCCTTCGCATTGGGACGCCCAAGTGAGGCCGGAGTATCCCGATGTGGATCTGACGCTTGCCGGGCATACCCATGGAATGCAATTCGGCATCGAGATACCATATTTTAAATGGAGTCCCGCCCAATATCTTTATAAACAATGGGCCGGATTATATAAAGAAAATAGACAAATGCTATATGTTAACCGCGGTTTCGGATTTTTAGGCTATCCCGGCAGGGTAGGTATCCTACCGGAAATTACGGTGATCGAATTGGCTTAA
- a CDS encoding porin family protein encodes MKKLFIAALLMSVVAISTVNAQRFVRFGIKGGANIQQLDADGFENGFKWGYHLGGLVQVNIAKGFGVQGEVIFSESKQRTTNQFSTIYQTDPTSDDIDVKLNYLSIPILANIPIAMNQRLKLQVGPQYSILLSKKDNLWQNGKNAFKSGDFAVVGGLWLQLPIVNLSARYGIGLNDINDLTDTKSWKNQTIQLGVGVTL; translated from the coding sequence ATGAAAAAACTATTCATCGCCGCGTTGCTGATGTCTGTAGTAGCCATATCTACAGTTAATGCCCAAAGATTTGTTAGATTCGGTATCAAGGGTGGAGCCAATATCCAGCAATTGGATGCAGACGGTTTCGAAAACGGTTTTAAATGGGGCTACCATTTGGGTGGCTTGGTCCAGGTGAATATCGCCAAAGGTTTCGGTGTTCAGGGCGAGGTTATCTTCTCGGAATCCAAACAAAGAACGACGAACCAGTTCTCAACCATTTATCAAACGGATCCTACATCAGACGATATAGACGTTAAACTGAATTACCTCAGTATTCCCATCTTAGCTAACATTCCGATCGCTATGAACCAAAGGCTGAAATTGCAAGTTGGTCCGCAATACAGCATCTTGCTTAGCAAAAAAGATAACCTTTGGCAAAATGGTAAAAATGCATTCAAAAGCGGTGATTTCGCCGTGGTTGGAGGACTTTGGTTACAATTGCCGATCGTTAACTTAAGCGCCCGTTACGGTATCGGTTTAAATGATATCAACGATCTAACAGACACAAAAAGTTGGAAAAATCAAACTATCCAACTGGGTGTAGGCGTCACGTTATAA